A stretch of Actinomycetes bacterium DNA encodes these proteins:
- a CDS encoding deoxyribose-phosphate aldolase produces MSLDLSRESLAAMVDHTILTPEAGRRRVAEVTAEAVSMGCASVCVQPEMVQYAAEVSGRRTTVCSVVGFPHGANLSEVKAVEAACAVAAGAGEIDMVADLSAIADGDDTAVAADVARVRAAVPHVVLKVILESALWSPVQLRGAVAASVGAGADFVKTSTGFHPAGGASTEAIEAMAATCAGRARVKASGGIRDLATARAMIDAGADRLGLSGTQAILDEFASAD; encoded by the coding sequence GTGAGCCTGGATCTGAGCCGGGAGTCCCTTGCCGCGATGGTCGACCACACGATCCTCACCCCCGAGGCGGGCCGTCGACGGGTGGCCGAGGTGACCGCCGAAGCGGTGTCGATGGGTTGCGCCTCGGTGTGCGTCCAGCCCGAGATGGTGCAGTACGCAGCAGAGGTGTCGGGGCGGCGGACAACCGTGTGTTCGGTGGTGGGCTTCCCCCACGGCGCCAACCTCTCGGAGGTCAAGGCTGTCGAGGCCGCGTGTGCGGTGGCCGCAGGGGCGGGTGAGATCGACATGGTCGCCGACCTCTCCGCGATTGCAGATGGCGACGATACCGCTGTGGCTGCTGATGTGGCCCGGGTGCGCGCCGCCGTGCCCCACGTCGTACTGAAGGTGATCCTCGAGTCGGCCCTCTGGAGCCCTGTGCAACTCCGCGGAGCTGTCGCCGCTTCGGTCGGTGCCGGAGCGGACTTCGTAAAGACCTCCACCGGCTTCCATCCCGCCGGTGGTGCATCCACGGAAGCCATCGAAGCGATGGCCGCCACCTGCGCGGGCAGGGCGCGGGTGAAGGCGTCGGGCGGTATCCGGGACCTGGCCACCGCGAGGGCGATGATCGATGCAGGTGCCGACCGCCTCGGGCTGTCGGGCACGCAGGCGATCCTCGACGAGTTCGCCTCAGCCGATTAG
- a CDS encoding phospho-sugar mutase has protein sequence MREPPTATLVATARRWMQADPDPVTSKQVGEMVERGDHDELLEHFGGRLRFGTAGLRAPVGPGPLRLNRLVARQTAAGIARTLLAQTDTGGTAAARGVVVAHDARTGSVDFAADTCEVVAAHGIAVHSIDGPAPTPLAAFALRHLEAAAAVVVTASHNPAADNGIKVYWGDGAQIAPPLDTLIAQAIDAVADHEQVLPQDRRVAPITTLGSAAGPSELVSAYLDSAAGLVPGPPARPMPLAVTSLHGVGAELLQLTLERFGHGPVHHVASQRQPDPTFPTVDFPNPEEPGALDEVISLAQSTGSVLALANDPDADRLAVAAPLPDGTWQALSGDETGALLAWHQLLHTDGVAERLLVTTVVSSRLTGSMADAAGAHFEQTLTGFKWLSRPGIDNPDWHQVIAYEEALGYALGAYTRDKDGITAALVAADAACSLATADRTVWDVLDEIAERHGAHVTHNGSLRIEGSGAAHRMADITSLLADSPPTRLGGLDVLEVDWPAPDVMRIALADDIRVVLRPSGTEPKFKYYCEAVEPVGAAERPDAARGRAASRLEAVVADLVELIG, from the coding sequence ATGCGCGAACCGCCGACAGCAACGCTTGTCGCAACGGCCCGTCGATGGATGCAGGCCGACCCCGACCCGGTCACATCGAAACAGGTCGGCGAGATGGTCGAGCGGGGCGACCACGATGAGCTCCTGGAGCACTTCGGCGGGCGCCTGCGCTTCGGCACCGCCGGGCTTCGCGCACCGGTCGGACCCGGACCGTTGCGACTCAACCGGCTCGTGGCACGCCAGACTGCGGCCGGCATCGCCCGGACCCTGCTGGCTCAGACCGACACCGGCGGCACTGCCGCTGCACGAGGTGTGGTCGTCGCCCACGACGCCCGCACGGGGTCTGTGGACTTCGCGGCCGACACCTGTGAAGTGGTCGCAGCGCACGGCATCGCGGTGCACAGCATCGACGGACCTGCACCCACCCCGCTGGCGGCATTCGCGCTACGTCACCTCGAAGCCGCAGCGGCGGTCGTGGTCACCGCGAGCCACAACCCCGCGGCCGACAACGGCATCAAGGTCTACTGGGGCGACGGTGCCCAGATCGCCCCGCCCCTGGACACGCTCATCGCGCAGGCGATCGACGCCGTCGCCGACCACGAACAGGTGCTCCCACAGGACCGACGGGTTGCTCCGATCACCACCCTCGGCTCCGCCGCCGGGCCGAGTGAGCTCGTCTCCGCCTACCTCGACTCTGCTGCCGGTCTGGTGCCTGGACCGCCCGCCCGCCCGATGCCCCTCGCGGTGACATCGCTGCACGGTGTGGGCGCCGAGCTCCTGCAACTCACCCTCGAGAGGTTCGGCCACGGACCGGTTCACCACGTCGCCTCCCAGCGGCAGCCAGATCCCACGTTCCCGACGGTTGACTTCCCCAACCCCGAAGAGCCGGGGGCACTCGACGAGGTGATCTCCCTTGCACAGTCGACCGGTTCGGTTCTGGCGCTTGCCAATGATCCCGACGCCGACCGGTTGGCGGTGGCCGCCCCCCTTCCCGACGGCACCTGGCAGGCGCTCAGCGGCGACGAGACGGGGGCGCTGCTGGCCTGGCACCAGTTGCTCCACACCGACGGCGTGGCTGAACGACTGCTGGTGACCACGGTCGTTTCCTCGCGGCTCACCGGCTCGATGGCCGACGCTGCAGGCGCCCACTTCGAGCAGACGCTCACGGGCTTCAAGTGGCTGTCTCGCCCCGGCATCGACAACCCCGACTGGCACCAGGTCATAGCCTACGAGGAGGCGCTCGGCTACGCGCTCGGCGCCTACACCCGCGACAAGGACGGCATCACCGCAGCCTTGGTCGCGGCCGATGCGGCCTGCTCGCTGGCCACCGCAGACCGCACGGTGTGGGACGTGCTCGATGAGATCGCCGAGCGCCACGGTGCCCACGTGACCCACAACGGGTCGCTGCGCATCGAGGGCTCCGGCGCGGCGCACCGGATGGCTGACATCACCTCTTTGCTGGCCGACAGTCCTCCCACCCGGCTGGGAGGACTGGACGTACTCGAGGTCGACTGGCCGGCACCCGACGTGATGCGCATCGCACTGGCCGACGACATCCGTGTCGTGCTGCGGCCTTCGGGAACCGAGCCGAAGTTCAAGTACTACTGCGAGGCCGTGGAACCCGTCGGCGCCGCGGAACGGCCCGACGCCGCACGCGGGCGGGCGGCATCCCGGCTGGAGGCCGTCGTCGCCGACCTCGTCGAGCTAATCGGCTGA
- a CDS encoding purine-nucleoside phosphorylase, translated as MDPWELAKQDSQRLQDALGGADVAVVLGSGWADVGRSIGEVGGEIKMDELEGVPAPTVQGHGATISALDFEGRRVLVLAGRAHLYEGHDAHTVVHAVRCSVLAGCRAVLLTNAAGSLRAEVGVGTPVVLTDHINMSGVNPQVGPPPPESMGPRFPDLTNLYSHRLRELALNSDDSAVEGVYAGLLGGSFETPAEIRMLASLGADVVGMSTVLEAIAARHLGAEVFGVSLVTNLAAGLQPELDHTEVLAAGAEAAPRLAGMLRAVVAGA; from the coding sequence ATGGATCCATGGGAACTCGCCAAGCAGGACTCGCAGCGGCTGCAGGACGCGCTCGGAGGGGCCGACGTGGCGGTCGTGCTGGGCTCCGGATGGGCCGATGTGGGCCGCAGCATCGGCGAAGTCGGCGGCGAGATCAAGATGGACGAACTCGAAGGGGTGCCCGCTCCCACGGTGCAGGGCCACGGCGCCACGATCAGCGCTTTGGATTTCGAGGGTCGCAGGGTCTTGGTGCTCGCCGGCCGCGCACACCTCTATGAGGGCCATGACGCGCACACCGTCGTGCATGCGGTGCGATGCTCTGTGCTGGCTGGGTGCCGGGCCGTCTTGCTCACCAATGCCGCGGGTTCGCTGCGGGCCGAAGTCGGTGTGGGCACACCGGTCGTGCTGACCGACCACATCAACATGAGCGGCGTCAACCCCCAGGTCGGGCCCCCGCCGCCCGAGTCGATGGGACCCCGTTTCCCGGATCTGACCAACCTCTACAGCCACCGGCTGAGGGAGCTCGCGCTGAACAGCGACGACTCGGCGGTCGAAGGAGTCTACGCGGGGCTGCTGGGAGGCAGCTTCGAGACCCCGGCGGAGATCCGGATGCTCGCCTCGCTCGGCGCGGACGTAGTGGGCATGTCCACTGTGCTCGAGGCCATTGCTGCACGCCACCTCGGAGCCGAGGTGTTCGGCGTGTCGCTCGTGACCAATCTGGCTGCAGGCCTGCAACCCGAACTCGATCACACGGAGGTGCTCGCAGCCGGAGCCGAGGCGGCGCCCCGCCTGGCGGGGATGCTCCGCGCGGTGGTGGCGGGGGCCTGA
- a CDS encoding TatD family hydrolase: MGWIDNHCHLDGEDDPAEVVAAARAAGVEAMVCVGVTVERSEACIRLAQQFDDVFATAGVHPHDASGGIDGLAELFGRAGGGGGPVAVGECGLDYHYDNSPRDAQRKVFAQQIQLAHESGLPLVIHTRDAWDDTFATLDSEGLPGRTVFHCFTGGPGEADAALERGALLSVSGIATFPGAVELREAVAGAPLQSLMVETDSPYLTPVPHRGRPNRPEFVRHVGEEVAALKGVDTAEVAEVTSANARAFYGIS; this comes from the coding sequence GTGGGTTGGATCGACAACCACTGCCATCTGGACGGCGAAGATGATCCGGCAGAGGTTGTGGCAGCCGCTCGCGCGGCAGGCGTGGAGGCGATGGTATGCGTCGGCGTCACCGTGGAACGCTCGGAGGCCTGCATCCGGTTGGCGCAGCAGTTCGACGACGTGTTCGCCACTGCCGGGGTGCACCCCCACGACGCGTCAGGCGGGATCGACGGGCTGGCAGAGCTGTTCGGCCGCGCCGGTGGGGGTGGCGGGCCCGTGGCCGTGGGTGAGTGCGGGCTCGACTACCACTACGACAACTCCCCCCGGGACGCCCAGCGCAAGGTGTTCGCACAGCAGATACAGCTGGCGCACGAGTCCGGGCTGCCGCTGGTGATCCACACCCGGGATGCCTGGGATGACACCTTCGCTACCCTCGACTCCGAGGGGCTACCCGGCCGCACCGTGTTTCACTGCTTCACCGGCGGGCCGGGTGAAGCCGATGCCGCGCTCGAACGCGGCGCGTTGCTGTCGGTCAGTGGCATTGCCACATTTCCGGGTGCCGTGGAGCTGCGCGAAGCGGTCGCCGGGGCGCCGCTGCAGTCGCTCATGGTCGAGACCGACTCGCCGTACCTCACCCCGGTTCCACACAGGGGCAGGCCCAATCGACCCGAGTTCGTGCGCCATGTCGGCGAGGAGGTGGCTGCGCTGAAGGGCGTGGACACAGCAGAAGTGGCCGAGGTGACATCGGCCAACGCCCGGGCGTTCTACGGGATCAGCTGA
- the rsmA gene encoding 16S rRNA (adenine(1518)-N(6)/adenine(1519)-N(6))-dimethyltransferase RsmA: MLGATEVRRLLDEHGLSARKSLGQNFVTDPGTLRRIVSIAGIGPGSPVLEVGPGIGCLTLALAEAGASVTAVEKDPTLLPVLDEVLATLPVSQRPNIVRGDALELDWQDLLQGDGWFVVANLPYNVAVPIILGLLTSAPMVDAMWVMVQLEMAERICAQPGGRTIGVPTIKVGWYADASIAMTVSPEVFTPRPRVRSAVVELRRRRPPDDSLEPAVVFDLVDTAYRQRRKMLRSSLATLVGGDGAGEVWAGAGIDPTSRPEQLSVTDWSRLASSLLRCQRSSPRRN, encoded by the coding sequence ATGCTGGGCGCCACGGAAGTGCGCCGCCTGCTCGACGAGCACGGGCTCAGTGCCCGCAAGTCGCTCGGCCAGAACTTCGTCACCGACCCCGGCACGCTGCGACGGATCGTCTCGATCGCCGGCATCGGTCCCGGCTCTCCGGTGCTGGAGGTGGGTCCGGGCATCGGATGCCTCACCCTCGCACTGGCCGAGGCCGGCGCCTCGGTGACAGCGGTCGAGAAGGACCCGACCCTGCTGCCCGTGCTCGACGAGGTGCTGGCGACCTTGCCCGTGTCACAGCGGCCGAACATCGTGCGCGGCGACGCCCTGGAGCTGGACTGGCAGGACTTGTTGCAGGGTGACGGCTGGTTCGTCGTAGCCAACCTCCCCTACAACGTGGCGGTTCCGATCATCCTCGGCCTGCTCACCTCGGCGCCGATGGTCGACGCGATGTGGGTGATGGTTCAGCTCGAGATGGCGGAGCGCATCTGCGCCCAGCCGGGCGGACGGACCATCGGGGTCCCCACGATCAAGGTCGGCTGGTATGCCGACGCGTCGATTGCGATGACTGTGTCGCCCGAGGTGTTCACGCCCCGGCCCCGGGTGCGCTCGGCGGTGGTCGAACTCCGCCGCCGCCGGCCGCCCGACGATTCGCTCGAGCCGGCGGTCGTGTTCGATCTCGTCGACACCGCATACCGCCAGAGGCGCAAGATGCTGCGTTCATCGCTCGCGACACTGGTCGGCGGCGATGGTGCCGGTGAGGTGTGGGCCGGAGCGGGAATCGACCCGACCAGCCGTCCTGAGCAGCTGTCGGTCACGGACTGGTCGCGACTCGCTTCTAGTCTGTTGCGGTGCCAACGCTCTTCGCCCCGGCGAAACTGA
- a CDS encoding 4-(cytidine 5'-diphospho)-2-C-methyl-D-erythritol kinase has product MPTLFAPAKLTISLRVTGVRPDGLHLIDAEMVTLDFGDRLEVEPGGSGLEVEVGGQRSAGDANDLVVRALELTGRRAGVVLHKRIPAGAGLGGGSSDAAAVLRWAGWSDESRAVTLGADVPFCLLGGRARVRGIGEVVDPLPFREQTVTLFTPPVHCSTPRVYAAWDEMGGPSGEYGNDLEPAALTVAPELARWRDEFASATGEWPQLAGSGSTWWVRGAHPGPGHVVARATPPML; this is encoded by the coding sequence GTGCCAACGCTCTTCGCCCCGGCGAAACTGACTATCTCGCTGAGGGTCACCGGTGTGCGCCCCGACGGCTTGCACCTGATCGACGCCGAGATGGTCACACTCGACTTCGGCGACCGCCTCGAAGTGGAGCCTGGCGGGTCGGGCCTCGAGGTCGAGGTGGGCGGGCAGCGGTCAGCGGGCGACGCCAATGATCTCGTGGTGCGTGCACTGGAACTGACGGGCCGCCGGGCGGGAGTGGTGCTGCACAAGCGGATTCCTGCCGGCGCCGGCCTGGGTGGGGGCAGTTCCGACGCGGCAGCCGTGCTGCGCTGGGCCGGCTGGTCCGACGAGTCCCGAGCCGTCACCCTCGGAGCTGACGTGCCGTTCTGCCTGCTCGGTGGGCGGGCCCGCGTGAGGGGCATAGGCGAGGTGGTGGACCCGTTGCCGTTCCGCGAGCAGACAGTCACACTGTTCACGCCGCCGGTTCACTGCTCGACGCCGAGGGTCTATGCGGCGTGGGACGAGATGGGCGGGCCCAGTGGCGAATACGGCAACGACCTCGAGCCCGCAGCCTTGACCGTGGCGCCGGAGCTGGCGCGCTGGCGCGACGAGTTTGCGTCCGCGACCGGGGAGTGGCCGCAGTTGGCCGGCAGCGGGTCGACCTGGTGGGTGCGTGGCGCCCATCCGGGCCCCGGGCACGTGGTCGCTCGGGCAACCCCGCCGATGCTCTGA
- a CDS encoding AURKAIP1/COX24 domain-containing protein encodes MGSLVKKRRKRMRKKKHKKLLRRTRHQRRARGK; translated from the coding sequence ATGGGATCACTGGTCAAGAAGCGCCGCAAGCGCATGCGAAAGAAGAAGCACAAGAAGCTGCTTCGCCGCACACGCCATCAGCGCCGCGCACGCGGCAAGTAG
- a CDS encoding oligosaccharide flippase family protein, translating to MNDEARVNGDAQSLGTTATRGFLWANVGLLSRFGAALVLASLLVRQLSDGDYAAMVALTVVMLYADTALDLGMGAALVYEQEEGQTRRVDVAFSANVAFSLVLAALAVLAAPLIAVLFNLEEYVSAFRMLGPLIMISGLNTVPWALFMRGMAYRPRAYTEIARDGSRLVVTLVLVYGGMGIWGVVWGFIASKVIWTVGTWALTRFRARFAWDGDIVRDLFSYAWKMAGNRFLGLLALNGDYFVVGNRTSTMELSLYYQAFRLPEVVMGGQLNAMSAVLFPMYSRIRSKGTDALRDAMYKALRIVGLFSIPVGVVMALAARDAITVMFGTQGTDAVTVMQVISITGCITGLGFATGDLLYATNRPGLLMRLNAVMVPLMLAAMWIVAGSHGIVGVALVHLGTQAVFVTIRQLIVNRIIGASLLACVAALWPGVAVTAGMLLFGLPVRLLTPGGFVSGLMVVGAAAVGALVALALSPASRAELRDILAKIKGA from the coding sequence GTGAATGACGAGGCGCGCGTGAACGGCGATGCCCAGAGTCTGGGCACCACCGCCACCCGCGGATTCCTTTGGGCCAACGTCGGGCTGTTGAGCCGCTTCGGCGCGGCGCTTGTCCTGGCGTCTTTGCTGGTGCGCCAACTGTCCGATGGCGACTACGCGGCGATGGTCGCGCTGACTGTCGTGATGCTCTACGCCGACACGGCCCTCGACCTCGGCATGGGCGCCGCCCTCGTATACGAGCAGGAGGAAGGCCAGACGCGACGGGTCGACGTGGCCTTCAGCGCCAACGTGGCCTTCTCGCTGGTACTCGCTGCACTGGCGGTCCTCGCCGCGCCGTTGATCGCGGTGCTGTTCAACCTCGAGGAGTACGTGTCGGCGTTCCGGATGCTCGGACCGCTGATCATGATCTCCGGGCTCAACACAGTGCCGTGGGCGCTGTTCATGCGCGGCATGGCTTACCGGCCCCGCGCCTATACCGAGATCGCACGCGACGGCTCCCGACTCGTTGTCACACTCGTGCTCGTCTACGGCGGCATGGGCATCTGGGGCGTCGTGTGGGGCTTCATCGCCTCCAAGGTGATCTGGACCGTGGGCACGTGGGCGCTGACCCGGTTCAGGGCACGGTTCGCGTGGGACGGCGACATCGTGCGCGACCTGTTCAGCTACGCCTGGAAGATGGCGGGCAACAGGTTCCTCGGCCTGCTCGCGCTCAACGGCGACTACTTCGTGGTTGGCAACCGCACAAGCACCATGGAGCTCTCCCTGTATTACCAGGCGTTCCGGCTGCCCGAGGTCGTGATGGGCGGCCAGCTCAACGCGATGTCCGCGGTGCTGTTCCCCATGTACTCGCGCATCCGCTCGAAGGGCACCGATGCCCTGCGCGACGCCATGTACAAGGCACTTCGCATCGTCGGGCTGTTCTCGATCCCCGTCGGTGTGGTCATGGCCCTCGCGGCACGTGACGCGATCACCGTGATGTTCGGCACGCAGGGAACCGACGCGGTGACCGTGATGCAGGTCATCTCGATCACCGGGTGCATCACCGGGCTGGGTTTCGCGACCGGCGACCTGCTCTACGCGACCAACCGCCCCGGGCTGCTGATGCGCCTGAACGCGGTGATGGTGCCGCTCATGCTTGCCGCCATGTGGATCGTTGCCGGGAGCCATGGAATCGTCGGGGTCGCCCTCGTACACCTGGGCACGCAGGCAGTCTTCGTGACGATTCGCCAGCTGATCGTGAACCGCATCATCGGCGCATCGCTGCTGGCGTGTGTCGCCGCGCTGTGGCCGGGAGTGGCCGTGACCGCGGGAATGTTGCTGTTCGGCCTGCCCGTGCGACTCCTCACCCCCGGGGGCTTCGTGTCCGGGCTGATGGTGGTCGGCGCGGCCGCCGTGGGCGCACTGGTGGCGCTTGCGCTGTCACCGGCTTCGAGGGCGGAGCTGCGAGATATCCTCGCAAAGATCAAGGGCGCCTGA
- a CDS encoding GNAT family N-acetyltransferase has product MRLQRLDRLGDLGAQWDRIAARGALPSPFLRSWWVDNAAGAEPAILVCLDEDGALVGGAAFEIDTIGRGPLRVERVRCLGQGPLAPDHLDVVALAVHRREVLGAVGRWLRDGDRVIDLDGLSEHCELPFLLDAEVIERVPAPWVALEEEDPVARLPGRMRSNIKRGAKRLAKAGFEVRKVPSREADRALDALFDLHDSRWEDESGFSAGWERFRATARAGMLADEVVVHELTDGDRVIASELEMIADDRAAFYQAGRLTDHDFRGSGSVLKAEVLRWARSSGMIELDLLRGAESYKDDWATAQRSVVRARTGVGPRGTAAAAAANTWKRQAPQLDALRSKLRRP; this is encoded by the coding sequence ATGCGACTGCAACGGCTCGATCGACTAGGCGACCTCGGCGCGCAATGGGACCGGATTGCGGCCCGTGGGGCCCTTCCGTCGCCATTCCTGCGCTCCTGGTGGGTCGACAACGCCGCAGGTGCTGAACCCGCCATCCTCGTCTGCCTGGATGAGGACGGCGCCCTCGTCGGGGGTGCTGCCTTCGAAATCGACACCATCGGGCGCGGTCCGCTGCGGGTCGAGCGAGTGCGCTGCCTCGGCCAGGGTCCGCTGGCCCCCGACCACCTGGACGTGGTGGCACTGGCGGTGCACCGCCGCGAGGTGCTCGGCGCCGTCGGGCGCTGGCTCCGTGACGGCGACCGGGTGATCGACCTCGACGGGCTGAGCGAGCACTGCGAGCTGCCGTTCCTTCTCGATGCCGAGGTGATCGAGCGCGTGCCGGCACCATGGGTGGCCCTCGAGGAGGAGGACCCCGTCGCGAGGTTGCCGGGACGCATGCGCAGCAACATCAAGCGCGGCGCCAAACGTCTCGCCAAGGCCGGCTTCGAGGTGCGCAAGGTGCCATCCCGGGAGGCCGACCGCGCACTGGACGCGCTGTTCGACCTGCACGACAGCCGCTGGGAGGATGAGTCGGGCTTCTCGGCCGGGTGGGAGCGTTTCCGGGCCACGGCACGAGCCGGCATGCTCGCCGACGAGGTGGTGGTGCACGAGCTCACCGACGGCGACCGGGTGATCGCGTCCGAGCTCGAGATGATCGCCGACGACCGCGCGGCGTTCTACCAGGCCGGCCGTCTGACCGACCACGACTTCAGGGGCAGTGGGTCGGTACTGAAGGCCGAGGTCCTGCGCTGGGCCCGCTCGAGCGGCATGATCGAGCTCGACCTGCTGCGCGGCGCCGAGTCCTACAAGGACGATTGGGCGACTGCGCAGCGCAGCGTCGTGAGGGCCCGCACCGGGGTGGGGCCGAGGGGAACCGCGGCTGCCGCCGCGGCCAACACCTGGAAGCGACAGGCGCCGCAGCTGGACGCCCTCCGCTCGAAGCTCAGGCGCCCTTGA
- a CDS encoding sugar transferase translates to MLKITEADGAPFGEPVVGDQQVVDLREANARHRGSPLLADPQRTIPQRERRAVGRLVKDLGHVLDAAAVGVPLLLSSFVRDAVVSRGVVLLFVIVVTAMLWPTHRRGRHLISPSEGLISVVARVGLAPVMTWALLAVVRLGEGATVNRMVDIVAIIQIVVLTIPLILLGRIISYRLSTLARRRGYDVEDTLVLGSGPTGVEIANAIEDNPDTGLVPCGFVDRFESDSTLPLVGRPEDLHAILAATGVRNVVIAFGGAAEEELVAIVRRCHDVDVQFYVVPRLFELGVCAGEVGHEIDGLPLVKVSCPGNSARSWRAKRAFDIAAALILFVLTTPVFAACALGVKLTSRGPVFFRQVRVGIGGRPFEILKFRTMKVNDDSDSQWSVDEDDRVTAIGKFLRPSHLDELPQLLNVLKGDMSLVGPRPERPHFVEQFSGEINGYEHRHRVPVGITGWAQVNGYWGDTSIERRVRLDNRYIENWSMWRDLVIALRTFPTLFGKRR, encoded by the coding sequence ATGCTGAAGATTACCGAGGCGGACGGGGCGCCATTTGGCGAACCGGTAGTGGGGGATCAGCAGGTGGTGGACCTGCGCGAGGCGAATGCGAGACACAGGGGCTCGCCTCTCCTGGCTGACCCACAGAGGACGATTCCACAGCGCGAGCGGCGCGCCGTAGGCCGACTGGTCAAGGACCTCGGCCATGTACTCGATGCGGCTGCGGTCGGAGTCCCGCTCCTGCTCTCCAGCTTCGTGCGCGACGCCGTCGTTTCGCGTGGCGTGGTGCTGCTGTTCGTCATCGTGGTCACAGCCATGCTCTGGCCAACACACCGCAGGGGCCGCCATCTGATCAGCCCGAGCGAGGGCCTCATCTCGGTGGTCGCCCGCGTGGGTCTGGCCCCCGTCATGACCTGGGCCCTGCTGGCCGTCGTTCGACTCGGCGAGGGCGCCACGGTCAACCGGATGGTCGACATCGTGGCGATCATCCAGATCGTCGTGCTCACCATCCCCCTGATCCTGCTCGGGCGGATCATCAGCTACCGCCTTTCGACGCTGGCTCGACGCCGTGGCTACGACGTCGAGGACACGCTCGTTCTCGGCTCCGGCCCCACGGGCGTCGAGATCGCCAATGCGATCGAGGACAACCCCGACACCGGGCTGGTTCCGTGTGGCTTCGTGGACCGCTTCGAGTCCGACTCGACCCTGCCGCTGGTCGGCCGCCCCGAGGACCTGCATGCGATCCTCGCTGCAACCGGTGTTCGAAACGTGGTCATCGCCTTCGGTGGTGCCGCCGAGGAGGAGCTAGTCGCGATCGTGCGTCGCTGCCACGACGTCGACGTGCAGTTCTACGTGGTGCCCCGCCTGTTCGAGCTCGGTGTGTGCGCCGGAGAGGTCGGTCACGAGATCGATGGGCTTCCGCTGGTGAAGGTGTCCTGCCCCGGCAACAGCGCCAGGTCCTGGAGGGCCAAGCGGGCCTTCGACATCGCTGCCGCCTTGATCCTCTTCGTGCTCACCACTCCCGTGTTCGCAGCCTGTGCGCTCGGAGTGAAGCTCACCTCGCGTGGGCCGGTGTTCTTCCGCCAGGTCCGAGTCGGCATCGGTGGCCGACCGTTCGAGATCCTGAAGTTCCGCACCATGAAGGTCAACGACGACTCCGACTCCCAGTGGTCGGTGGACGAGGACGACCGGGTCACAGCCATCGGCAAGTTCCTGCGCCCGTCGCACCTCGACGAGCTGCCACAGCTGCTCAACGTGCTCAAGGGTGACATGTCGCTGGTCGGCCCCCGGCCGGAGCGTCCGCACTTCGTGGAGCAGTTCTCCGGTGAGATCAACGGCTACGAGCACCGCCACCGCGTGCCGGTCGGCATCACCGGGTGGGCCCAGGTCAACGGGTACTGGGGTGACACGAGCATCGAGCGACGCGTGCGCCTCGACAACCGCTATATCGAGAACTGGTCGATGTGGCGTGACCTCGTGATAGCGCTGCGCACCTTCCCGACCCTGTTCGGGAAGCGTCGCTGA